In Bdellovibrio bacteriovorus, the following are encoded in one genomic region:
- a CDS encoding PadR family transcriptional regulator translates to MDLMTEREIEYMRVGHLTYFLLQTIESLPKVDMEPYYALILQEVEKKNGLGSGKSLVYPRLKHLYQRGYIDSTPGASPNPRAKKPVQFYKLTKEGKKLLTHLKNENKRLQEILI, encoded by the coding sequence ATGGACTTAATGACAGAACGAGAAATTGAATACATGAGAGTCGGCCACTTAACTTACTTCCTTTTGCAGACGATTGAATCTTTGCCCAAGGTCGATATGGAGCCTTACTACGCCTTGATTCTTCAAGAAGTAGAAAAGAAAAACGGCTTGGGCTCAGGAAAAAGTCTTGTCTATCCCCGATTAAAGCACCTTTACCAAAGGGGCTATATCGATAGCACTCCCGGAGCCTCCCCAAACCCGAGAGCAAAAAAACCCGTGCAGTTTTATAAACTGACTAAGGAAGGAAAAAAGCTATTAACTCATTTAAAAAACGAGAACAAACGACTGCAAGAAATTTTGATTTAA